In Halarcobacter bivalviorum, a genomic segment contains:
- a CDS encoding cache domain-containing protein yields MIFQNEKQLLKIIKYTPSFFIIILSLIIIIFQFIDKNQTFEKEKNRITQEYIEENKKIIETRVNSTYDFIVREKQNTQQELEHSLKNAVENAYSIANSIYQKNKDKEPALIKKLIIDALRDIRFNEGRGYYFIYEKSGKNLLLPYKEEWEGKNLINHQDSKGTYIIQDMKEILSKKDETFYSWYWYNPKKPDIMREKLGFVKNFTPFDWFIGTGEYVKEFEKRVQEKVLGHIKKLRFGKNGYIFIITYDSIYLSHIKKEYIGNDAITNNDTEKVKSVIDKLIEISKKGQGFYEYIQHTKPDGTESIKKISYVKGLEDWQWVVGTGFYEDELKEAINRKKEEIENKYKESFYNTLKVSIFLAIFLLISSIYFSKVLQRKFKKYKNEIRQHLLENTRQQNILAQQSKMAAMGEMIGNIAHQWRQPLSTISTTATGLKLQKELGILDESFLEDSLEGINNSAQYLSKTIDDFRNFFRIDKNKIEFSIQKALDKALSLVYVQFHNKDIEIIKNSFDMNITNLENEFIQVVINILNNARDELIKKESSYKKYIFINVSKKGKLLKINIKDNAGGIKEDIISRIFEPYFTTKHKAQGTGIGLYMSQEIITKNMNGEIFVENISFNYNNIDYKGASFIIYLPCDN; encoded by the coding sequence ATGATATTTCAAAACGAAAAACAACTTTTAAAAATAATTAAATATACACCTTCCTTTTTTATTATTATTTTATCATTAATAATTATTATTTTTCAATTTATTGATAAGAACCAAACATTTGAAAAAGAAAAAAATAGAATTACACAAGAATACATAGAAGAGAATAAAAAAATCATTGAAACAAGAGTTAATTCAACATATGATTTTATTGTAAGAGAAAAACAAAATACTCAACAAGAATTAGAACACTCTTTAAAAAATGCAGTTGAGAATGCTTATTCAATTGCTAACTCAATATATCAAAAGAACAAAGATAAAGAACCTGCTTTAATAAAAAAACTTATAATTGATGCCTTAAGAGATATTAGATTCAATGAAGGAAGAGGATACTATTTTATCTATGAAAAAAGTGGAAAGAATTTACTACTTCCTTATAAAGAAGAGTGGGAAGGTAAAAATCTAATAAATCATCAAGATTCAAAAGGAACTTATATTATTCAAGATATGAAAGAAATTCTTTCTAAAAAAGATGAAACTTTCTATTCTTGGTATTGGTATAATCCTAAAAAACCAGATATTATGAGAGAAAAACTTGGTTTCGTAAAGAACTTTACACCTTTTGATTGGTTTATAGGTACAGGAGAATATGTAAAAGAGTTTGAAAAACGAGTTCAAGAAAAAGTTTTAGGACATATTAAGAAATTAAGATTTGGTAAAAATGGGTATATCTTTATAATCACTTATGACTCTATTTATTTAAGCCACATAAAAAAAGAGTATATAGGCAATGATGCTATAACTAATAACGACACAGAAAAAGTAAAAAGTGTAATTGATAAGTTAATAGAAATATCAAAAAAAGGTCAAGGTTTTTATGAATATATTCAGCATACAAAACCTGATGGAACAGAATCTATTAAAAAAATTAGTTATGTAAAAGGATTAGAAGATTGGCAATGGGTTGTAGGAACAGGTTTTTATGAAGATGAATTAAAAGAAGCAATTAATAGAAAAAAAGAGGAGATAGAAAATAAATATAAAGAGAGTTTTTATAATACCTTAAAAGTATCTATTTTCTTAGCAATTTTCTTACTTATTAGTTCTATTTATTTTTCAAAAGTTTTACAAAGAAAATTTAAAAAATATAAAAATGAAATTAGACAACATCTATTAGAAAATACTAGACAACAAAATATCTTAGCTCAACAATCAAAAATGGCAGCAATGGGCGAAATGATAGGAAATATTGCTCATCAATGGAGACAACCACTTTCTACTATCTCTACAACAGCAACAGGATTAAAACTTCAAAAAGAACTAGGAATCCTAGATGAAAGCTTTTTAGAAGATAGTCTTGAAGGAATCAATAATTCAGCACAATATTTATCTAAAACTATTGATGACTTTAGAAACTTTTTTAGAATAGATAAAAATAAAATAGAGTTCTCTATTCAGAAAGCTTTAGATAAAGCTTTATCATTAGTTTATGTACAATTCCATAATAAAGATATTGAAATTATAAAAAATAGTTTTGATATGAATATTACAAATTTAGAAAATGAATTTATCCAAGTAGTAATAAATATTTTAAACAATGCGAGAGATGAACTTATAAAAAAAGAGTCTTCATATAAAAAATATATTTTTATAAATGTCTCAAAAAAAGGCAAACTTCTTAAAATAAATATTAAAGATAATGCTGGAGGAATAAAAGAAGATATTATTTCAAGAATCTTTGAACCTTATTTTACAACAAAACATAAAGCACAAGGTACAGGAATAGGTTTATATATGAGTCAAGAGATTATTACTAAAAATATGAATGGTGAAATCTTTGTTGAAAATATCTCTTTCAACTATAATAATATTGATTATAAAGGTGCTTCTTTTATTATTTATCTACCATGTGATAATTAA
- a CDS encoding PhoH family protein, which produces MKDKIYVIDTNIILQNMQNLNRISDNSTNTIVIPETVLLELEDKKKLTNELGFYSREFARLLAKMKIKEVDYKLGFKVVKLYNDELTLHIISKDKYESEIEQTHLSESNDKRIIEVAAIAQDYYKGHQTIFLSLDVYARTFALFKGIKAETLHDDKSTVPDFEFVKYIKLDSSLFNSLDKADIKEYDKEYKNENFCYIFESEDGNSCHGIIINEKINLLSEADFKSLQVKPVNLKQKLFMKAILTDMFDLLVIDAKAGSGKTLMSIVSAMRLIDLGHYDKIVYVRNSIESLDKGADVGYLAGNDEKFRIYNMALQDTLEFIAKKHLKKNESRENKESIESKISELTSKYCIETLWPGEARGRTLSSAVVIMDEWQNSSEKTTQLILSRLDESCMAIVIGSNRQIDNLYLNKYNNGLTTLLKQTRHKHDEINMFAIELEKAVRGKFAEFTERIFERKHNTK; this is translated from the coding sequence ATGAAAGATAAAATTTATGTAATAGACACAAATATTATTTTGCAAAATATGCAAAATCTAAATAGAATCTCAGATAACAGCACAAATACAATTGTAATCCCAGAAACTGTTTTATTAGAACTTGAAGACAAAAAAAAGTTAACTAATGAGCTAGGATTTTATTCAAGAGAGTTTGCAAGACTTTTAGCAAAAATGAAAATAAAAGAAGTTGATTATAAACTAGGCTTTAAAGTTGTAAAACTTTATAATGATGAACTAACTTTACATATTATTTCTAAAGATAAATATGAATCAGAAATTGAGCAAACTCATCTTAGTGAAAGTAATGATAAAAGAATAATCGAAGTTGCTGCAATAGCACAAGATTATTATAAAGGTCATCAAACTATCTTTTTATCTTTAGATGTTTATGCAAGAACTTTTGCCCTATTTAAAGGTATTAAAGCTGAAACTCTACATGATGATAAATCTACAGTTCCAGATTTTGAATTTGTAAAATATATAAAACTTGACTCTTCTCTTTTTAATTCTTTAGATAAAGCTGATATAAAAGAGTATGATAAAGAGTACAAAAATGAAAACTTTTGCTATATCTTTGAGAGTGAAGATGGAAACTCTTGCCATGGAATAATTATCAATGAAAAAATAAACCTTTTAAGTGAAGCCGATTTTAAATCCTTACAAGTAAAACCTGTAAATCTAAAACAAAAACTATTTATGAAAGCTATCTTAACAGATATGTTTGATTTACTTGTAATTGATGCAAAAGCTGGTTCAGGTAAAACATTAATGTCTATTGTAAGTGCCATGAGATTAATTGATTTAGGGCATTATGATAAAATTGTTTATGTAAGAAACTCTATTGAATCTCTTGATAAAGGTGCAGATGTAGGATATTTAGCAGGAAATGATGAAAAATTTCGTATTTATAATATGGCACTTCAAGATACTTTAGAATTCATTGCAAAGAAACATCTTAAAAAAAATGAAAGCAGAGAAAATAAAGAGTCAATAGAATCTAAAATCTCTGAGCTTACTTCTAAATATTGTATTGAAACACTTTGGCCTGGAGAAGCAAGAGGTAGAACTCTTTCTAGTGCAGTTGTTATTATGGATGAGTGGCAAAACTCATCAGAGAAAACTACTCAACTTATCTTAAGTAGACTTGATGAATCTTGTATGGCGATTGTAATTGGTTCAAATAGACAAATCGATAATTTATATTTAAATAAATATAATAATGGTCTTACAACTCTTCTAAAACAAACCAGACATAAACATGATGAGATAAATATGTTTGCCATTGAGTTAGAAAAAGCAGTAAGAGGTAAATTTGCTGAATTTACAGAAAGAATATTTGAAAGGAAACACAATACAAAATAG
- a CDS encoding HD domain-containing protein — MKGNTIQNRLINDTIYNHIPYTKLEDKILQTKILNRLQFITQNALAYFSYPSITTKRFIHSLGTMHLSSYIFKNSLLNANKETKNQFLKDLKRVIKAIVQEEKLNINFDDLSYFDNKALYEFTIPTKNKKDRAVYTIFLQAIRIAGLMHDVGHLPFSHQIENALKKVYYEISKKEKLEEKELEFIKLYEDITKNSTLVLHEAIGKELIKLLFEFEIFDFIKDSNEKELIKLIKTLCIYILEDRVYKEFNFSTLHKIIDSTVDADRLDYINRDMLASGYITGPSDHIRITKQAVLVKEENSYHLSFFDMGLIDIEHMLEMRFNLYKKVIYNHGIAKTDALLENVVQFLSSKYFESKEKKTDFLNGISLLWDFQKETNTDKKLDLISILDENWLISLFKNEYFTLKNKNTLSHLEKKYKYCFEEVLFGKRFFRSPWKNLNEFYKVLGFSTVERYQFRESFGYITPKNLVKLQGLLDNFIKKWENQEEELFFTYQTVSFKIGIQKDFSLYDCENLINLDEISTLRKRLKQSMRNTVPFYLYTNKKNMNEEMKEELKTLVLSVFKD, encoded by the coding sequence TTGAAAGGAAACACAATACAAAATAGATTAATAAACGATACGATATATAATCATATTCCATATACAAAACTTGAAGATAAAATTTTACAAACAAAAATACTTAATAGGCTACAGTTTATTACACAAAATGCTTTAGCCTATTTCTCTTATCCTTCAATTACAACAAAAAGATTTATTCACTCTTTAGGAACAATGCATTTAAGCTCTTATATCTTTAAAAATTCACTCTTAAATGCAAACAAAGAGACAAAAAATCAGTTTTTAAAAGATTTAAAAAGAGTTATAAAAGCAATAGTTCAAGAAGAGAAATTAAATATCAATTTTGATGATTTAAGTTATTTTGATAATAAAGCTTTATATGAATTTACTATTCCAACAAAAAATAAAAAAGATAGAGCAGTTTATACTATTTTTTTACAAGCAATAAGAATTGCAGGATTAATGCATGATGTAGGACACCTACCTTTTTCTCATCAAATAGAAAATGCTTTAAAAAAAGTATATTATGAAATTTCTAAAAAAGAAAAGCTTGAAGAAAAAGAACTTGAATTTATAAAACTTTATGAGGATATTACTAAAAACTCTACTTTAGTATTACACGAAGCAATAGGAAAAGAGTTAATCAAACTTCTTTTTGAATTTGAAATTTTTGATTTTATAAAAGATAGCAATGAAAAAGAGTTAATTAAGCTTATTAAAACATTATGTATTTATATCTTAGAAGATAGAGTTTACAAAGAGTTTAACTTTTCAACTCTACACAAGATTATTGACTCAACGGTAGATGCTGATAGGCTTGATTATATTAATAGAGATATGCTAGCAAGTGGTTATATTACAGGACCAAGTGATCATATAAGAATTACAAAACAAGCTGTATTAGTAAAAGAAGAAAACTCATACCATCTAAGCTTTTTTGATATGGGATTAATTGATATTGAGCATATGTTAGAGATGAGATTTAACCTTTATAAAAAAGTGATTTATAATCACGGAATTGCAAAAACAGATGCTTTACTAGAAAATGTGGTACAGTTTTTATCTTCAAAGTATTTTGAAAGCAAAGAGAAAAAAACTGATTTTTTAAATGGTATTTCATTACTTTGGGATTTTCAAAAAGAGACAAATACTGATAAAAAACTAGATTTAATCTCAATTTTAGATGAAAACTGGTTAATCTCTTTATTTAAAAATGAGTACTTTACTTTAAAAAATAAAAACACTCTTTCTCACTTAGAAAAAAAGTATAAATACTGTTTTGAAGAAGTACTTTTTGGAAAAAGATTTTTTAGAAGTCCATGGAAGAATTTAAATGAATTTTATAAAGTACTTGGTTTTTCTACTGTTGAAAGATACCAATTTAGAGAGAGTTTTGGTTATATCACTCCTAAAAATTTAGTAAAACTTCAAGGTTTACTTGATAACTTTATAAAAAAATGGGAGAACCAAGAAGAAGAACTATTTTTTACCTATCAAACAGTATCTTTTAAAATAGGTATTCAAAAAGATTTTTCTCTTTATGATTGTGAAAATTTAATCAATTTAGATGAAATCTCAACGCTAAGAAAAAGATTAAAACAATCTATGAGAAATACTGTTCCTTTTTATCTATATACAAATAAAAAAAATATGAATGAAGAGATGAAAGAGGAATTAAAAACTCTAGTACTATCTGTTTTTAAAGATTAA